One window from the genome of Leucobacter aridicollis encodes:
- a CDS encoding S-methyl thiohydantoin desulfurase domain-containing protein: MTGVLRRGDVARLVRGARPFASGVNSAALQVLGDWAEAELDTRAVTLTAPAAVADDAMYAVVTVVGSPTALAENLPNGTEPVRALRALERTIGTRVRGVLPINTAGENAVLALAAAAALGIELVDADGCGRVRPTVEDTLFTLAGVEMGPCAVASPFGETTVLEGTTGRVSEIVPRLVGASGGWVFFAGYPVTGSELREHANPGTIARYLDAEPGNELAGVAHRTLLRATITNIEHGPAGSERISILMTERRVSGSARRIRVDADEAYLGALADGVPLQSPTQELFVISESGEVLDPERCLPGMRVDLVAVELPAAWSVLSDDTMKVEGNAT; this comes from the coding sequence GTGACGGGGGTGCTGCGGCGAGGCGATGTTGCGCGCTTGGTGCGCGGTGCCCGGCCGTTTGCGAGCGGAGTGAACAGTGCTGCTCTGCAGGTACTTGGAGACTGGGCCGAGGCAGAACTCGATACCCGGGCTGTTACGCTCACTGCCCCGGCAGCGGTCGCCGATGACGCGATGTATGCGGTTGTGACGGTTGTCGGCTCGCCGACGGCCCTCGCCGAGAACCTCCCCAATGGAACGGAGCCTGTTCGGGCGCTCAGGGCACTCGAGCGCACCATCGGAACCCGAGTACGGGGTGTGCTGCCTATCAATACCGCGGGGGAGAACGCCGTACTCGCCCTCGCTGCGGCGGCGGCCCTCGGGATCGAACTCGTGGATGCCGACGGGTGCGGCAGGGTGCGCCCGACAGTCGAAGATACGCTGTTTACCCTCGCCGGGGTCGAGATGGGGCCGTGCGCGGTCGCGTCGCCGTTCGGCGAAACCACTGTGCTCGAGGGCACGACGGGCAGGGTCTCGGAGATTGTGCCTCGGCTTGTCGGCGCGAGTGGCGGCTGGGTGTTCTTCGCAGGCTACCCCGTGACGGGTAGCGAGCTGCGCGAGCACGCGAACCCGGGCACGATTGCGCGCTACCTTGACGCTGAACCGGGCAATGAGCTTGCCGGGGTCGCGCACCGCACGCTATTGCGGGCGACGATCACCAACATCGAGCACGGGCCCGCGGGCAGCGAGCGGATCAGCATTCTCATGACTGAGCGTCGCGTATCAGGTTCTGCCCGGCGCATCAGGGTCGACGCAGACGAGGCATACCTGGGCGCGCTCGCTGACGGGGTGCCGCTACAGTCACCAACACAAGAGCTCTTTGTTATTTCAGAGAGCGGCGAGGTCCTCGATCCCGAGCGCTGCCTGCCGGGCATGCGCGTCGACCTTGTCGCCGTCGAGCTGCCCGCTGCGTGGTCTGTGCTCAGCGACGACACGATGAAAGTTGAGGGAAATGCCACATAG